A window of Aliarcobacter trophiarum LMG 25534 contains these coding sequences:
- a CDS encoding DUF4917 family protein, whose product MIEEELSSLRMESNKNYEFIGTYDEVLKRTENSLRYLLLGNGFSVAYDKNKFSFKNLFDYAKKNVISHNSPIMKHFEELQSYDFEIIIKYLENALLVLKNYPKENQSNEILNNIKQDINSLKEYLVMAITKLHPEFFYDIKKAEYIKCIDFIKEFNGIFTLNYDLLLNWVILEYLDNNKLQNNRLIVDDGFRGRNKLIYNHINRFIYFRQTIFYLHGALHLFFDGIDVIKNYYDENQKATLLEQTKFNIQIDNYPIFVSEGDAKKKLMKIKNNLYLNLGLQKFKCPNFSDGRNLRYILNQEYFKNRSLVIFGTILDKDEHIVDAIVKGRYKNIYIGIRNKNKIYSCNHIISKLKDTDKNLFFYDFTTVNVWR is encoded by the coding sequence TTGATAGAGGAAGAATTGAGTTCATTAAGAATGGAATCGAATAAAAATTATGAATTTATTGGTACTTATGATGAAGTTCTTAAAAGAACTGAAAATAGTTTAAGATATTTACTATTAGGAAATGGATTTAGTGTAGCATACGATAAAAATAAATTTTCATTTAAAAATTTATTCGATTATGCTAAGAAAAATGTAATAAGTCATAATTCTCCTATAATGAAACACTTTGAAGAATTACAAAGTTATGATTTTGAAATCATAATTAAATATTTAGAAAATGCATTATTAGTTTTAAAAAATTATCCAAAAGAAAATCAAAGTAATGAAATTTTAAATAATATAAAACAAGATATTAATTCTTTAAAAGAATATTTAGTAATGGCTATAACTAAATTACACCCAGAATTTTTTTATGATATAAAAAAAGCTGAATATATAAAATGTATAGATTTTATAAAAGAATTTAATGGAATATTTACATTGAATTATGATTTATTGTTGAATTGGGTTATTTTAGAATATTTGGATAATAATAAATTACAAAATAATAGATTAATTGTAGATGATGGTTTTAGAGGAAGAAATAAATTGATTTATAACCATATTAATAGATTTATTTATTTTAGACAAACTATTTTTTATTTACATGGAGCATTACATTTGTTTTTTGATGGAATAGATGTTATTAAAAATTATTACGATGAAAACCAAAAAGCTACATTACTTGAACAAACTAAATTTAATATACAGATAGATAATTATCCAATTTTTGTATCTGAAGGAGATGCTAAAAAAAAGTTAATGAAAATTAAAAATAATTTATATTTAAATTTAGGATTACAAAAGTTTAAATGTCCTAATTTTTCAGATGGTAGAAATTTGAGATATATACTGAATCAAGAATATTTTAAAAACAGAAGTTTAGTTATATTTGGAACAATTCTTGATAAAGATGAACATATAGTAGATGCTATTGTCAAAGGTAGATATAAAAATATTTATATTGGAATACGTAATAAGAATAAAATATATAGTTGTAATCATATTATTTCAAAGTTAAAAGATACTGATAAAAATTTATTTTTTTACGATTTTACAACTGTAAATGTTTGGAGATAA
- a CDS encoding P-loop NTPase fold protein yields MMKEGNFGTVAIDGGYLEILYNKKIIKKVKVPVPNYQAEKNRDSVVENDDGFSDKYGNEYSVYVYSSMYGIDYTIELIHSKDELKAEEFIDSIIVKFNDGEEYLNNKRNPNWNIFELILVLDFYHNNYPNIPSKNSYEIKELSSKLRKYNELIGIKITTSLRNENSVIMKLENFRALDSREEGEGLRNISNLDKKVWNEFFGNIDKLKIMAEFISKAIERKDIEILKNTNIDNVAFLEESNIHKMENLFGVSSKHTINYNNIGINNYNNIFDNHKPKLNIESITRIFANYVLNYKASHTSTIIGIFGKWGRGKTFFYNYLKYNIRQQKEDNKQIYFCKFQPWKYQEQNSAWAFLYKNILDNFLKHKKTETSKKILAWELKLKKIFNRKCWIDKFIHSIINSISLSKLWKIFLLNSKRIGVNNLYFGLISIVFIGLAVYSSLVFKIDFLVWVFGILSVPGLIFLLKSYTFFMKSKNTVRILINNYFKTKDYSDYLGFQNEIERELKFLINTYIEKDEKLILFIDDLDRCNEEMIIDIMDSLRLVLEDYEINSKITIIVAIDERILLKSIKYKYFKENNEICSKEYIEKFFLVGVKLNQLLDDDIEELVKSYSESLNIISNLNTEEENTDNGNTENGNTENGNTDNGNADNGNADNGNTDNGNTDNGNTDNGNTDNGNTDNGNTDNGNTDNGNIEILSKDEIVYINKLLIKENIDTPRKINMMIHRYLLFKSFIFSHTKLKNYNYKILIELVIYIRKEEVLNHLIQLCSVDKEKIIIKDLEDNEQEIEKDDLKKLINYAEMVSPF; encoded by the coding sequence ATGATGAAAGAAGGAAACTTTGGAACAGTTGCTATTGATGGTGGATATTTAGAAATTTTATATAATAAAAAAATAATAAAAAAGGTAAAAGTTCCTGTTCCAAATTATCAAGCTGAAAAAAATAGAGATAGTGTAGTTGAAAATGATGATGGTTTCAGTGATAAATATGGAAATGAATATTCAGTTTATGTATATTCTAGTATGTATGGTATAGATTATACAATTGAATTAATTCATTCAAAGGATGAATTAAAAGCAGAAGAATTTATTGATAGTATAATTGTTAAATTTAATGATGGTGAAGAATATTTAAATAATAAAAGAAATCCAAATTGGAATATATTTGAACTTATTTTAGTATTAGATTTTTATCATAATAATTATCCAAATATTCCATCTAAAAATAGTTATGAAATAAAAGAACTTAGTTCTAAATTGAGAAAGTATAATGAGTTAATTGGAATAAAAATAACTACCTCTCTTCGTAATGAAAATAGTGTAATTATGAAATTAGAAAATTTTAGAGCTTTAGATTCTAGAGAAGAAGGGGAAGGTTTAAGAAATATTTCAAATCTTGATAAAAAAGTTTGGAATGAGTTTTTTGGAAATATTGATAAATTAAAGATTATGGCAGAATTTATTAGTAAAGCAATTGAAAGAAAAGATATTGAAATATTAAAAAATACTAATATAGATAATGTTGCTTTTCTTGAAGAATCTAATATTCATAAAATGGAAAATCTTTTTGGGGTAAGCTCTAAACACACAATAAATTATAATAACATTGGTATAAATAACTATAATAATATATTTGATAATCATAAACCTAAATTAAATATTGAAAGTATTACAAGAATATTTGCAAATTATGTTTTAAATTATAAAGCAAGCCATACTAGTACAATAATTGGAATATTTGGTAAATGGGGTAGAGGTAAAACTTTTTTTTACAATTATTTAAAATACAATATTAGACAACAAAAAGAAGATAATAAACAAATCTATTTCTGTAAATTTCAACCATGGAAATATCAGGAACAGAATAGTGCATGGGCTTTTTTATATAAAAATATATTAGATAATTTTCTTAAGCATAAAAAAACAGAAACTTCGAAAAAAATATTAGCATGGGAATTAAAATTAAAAAAAATATTTAATAGAAAATGTTGGATAGATAAATTTATACATTCAATAATTAATTCTATAAGTTTATCTAAACTATGGAAAATATTTTTATTAAATAGTAAAAGAATAGGTGTTAATAACTTATATTTTGGTTTAATTAGTATAGTTTTTATTGGATTAGCTGTATATTCAAGTTTAGTTTTTAAAATTGATTTTTTAGTTTGGGTATTTGGAATATTGAGTGTTCCGGGGTTAATATTCTTGCTTAAATCATATACTTTTTTTATGAAAAGTAAAAATACTGTAAGGATATTAATAAATAATTATTTTAAAACAAAAGATTATTCAGATTATTTAGGCTTTCAAAATGAAATAGAAAGAGAATTAAAATTTCTTATTAATACATATATTGAAAAAGATGAAAAATTAATACTATTTATAGATGATTTAGATAGATGTAATGAAGAGATGATAATTGATATTATGGATAGTTTAAGATTAGTTTTAGAAGATTATGAAATAAATTCAAAGATAACAATTATTGTTGCAATAGATGAAAGAATCTTATTAAAATCTATCAAATATAAATATTTCAAAGAAAATAATGAAATATGTTCAAAAGAATATATAGAAAAATTTTTCTTAGTAGGTGTTAAATTAAATCAATTATTAGATGATGATATTGAAGAGTTAGTTAAATCATATTCAGAAAGTCTTAATATTATAAGTAATTTAAATACAGAAGAAGAAAATACAGACAATGGAAATACAGAGAATGGAAATACAGAGAATGGAAATACAGACAATGGAAATGCAGACAATGGAAATGCAGACAATGGAAATACAGACAATGGAAATACAGACAATGGAAATACAGACAATGGAAATACAGACAATGGAAATACAGACAATGGAAATACAGACAATGGAAATACAGACAATGGAAATATTGAAATCCTTAGTAAAGATGAAATAGTATATATAAATAAATTATTAATAAAAGAGAATATAGACACTCCTAGAAAGATAAATATGATGATACATAGATATTTATTGTTTAAGTCATTCATTTTTAGTCATACTAAATTAAAAAACTATAATTATAAAATATTAATTGAATTAGTTATATATATAAGAAAAGAAGAAGTATTGAATCATTTAATACAACTTTGTTCTGTAGATAAAGAAAAAATCATTATAAAAGATTTAGAAGATAATGAACAAGAGATAGAAAAAGATGATTTAAAAAAATTAATAAATTATGCAGAAATGGTATCTCCATTTTAA
- a CDS encoding phospholipase D-like domain-containing protein encodes MFYNIENNKLQTKYIEYLKLTGSLSRLFSDSLAPYLYYRAAENIFCLGFEAENLSRSDISIDAKKENIGFGLKTFLHGNGKTFQKVAEFNAIRDEYTSKSDKEIIDFISQARNKRLDICLEGYGVDSLIYHCLTRSDNLISIYEFPMDKVQIDSIKKIVRSKNTIQFEDGMNEYSFNLSKSTLYKRFICKDSLEDIKVDILENPFELLANLNKSETSILKEVSTYPFIYLPLYAPSSQDLEPAIASGINQWNAGGRDRNQDELYIPVPAWIHKKFEGFFPNNNDDKFELELPNGNVLNAKMCQAGQKGLMSNPNKALGKWVLRDVLKVPVGTLVDRKYLDMIGIDSAIVFKLNDTKYKIDFASSGKFEEFKEQFI; translated from the coding sequence TTGTTTTATAATATTGAAAATAATAAATTACAAACTAAATATATAGAATATTTAAAACTAACAGGCTCTTTATCAAGACTATTTTCAGATAGTTTAGCACCTTATTTATACTATCGTGCTGCTGAAAATATATTTTGCTTAGGATTTGAAGCAGAAAATTTATCTAGATCTGATATTTCTATTGATGCAAAAAAAGAAAATATTGGCTTTGGATTAAAAACTTTTCTTCATGGCAATGGAAAAACATTTCAAAAAGTTGCTGAGTTTAATGCAATTAGAGATGAATATACAAGTAAATCAGATAAGGAAATTATAGATTTTATTTCTCAAGCTAGAAATAAAAGATTAGATATCTGTTTAGAAGGATATGGAGTTGATAGTTTAATATACCATTGTCTAACTAGAAGTGATAATCTAATATCTATATATGAATTTCCTATGGATAAAGTTCAAATTGATAGTATTAAAAAGATTGTTAGAAGTAAAAATACTATTCAATTTGAAGATGGGATGAATGAGTATTCTTTTAATCTATCAAAAAGTACTTTATATAAAAGATTTATTTGTAAAGATAGCTTAGAAGATATAAAAGTAGATATTTTAGAAAATCCATTTGAATTATTAGCAAATTTAAATAAATCTGAAACATCTATATTAAAAGAAGTTAGTACGTATCCTTTTATATATTTGCCTTTATATGCTCCAAGTTCACAAGATTTAGAACCAGCAATTGCAAGTGGTATAAATCAATGGAATGCAGGTGGACGAGATAGAAATCAAGATGAACTATATATTCCTGTTCCTGCTTGGATACATAAAAAGTTTGAAGGATTTTTTCCTAATAACAATGATGATAAATTTGAATTAGAATTACCAAATGGTAATGTATTAAATGCAAAAATGTGTCAAGCTGGACAAAAAGGACTTATGTCAAATCCTAATAAAGCTTTAGGTAAATGGGTTTTAAGAGATGTATTAAAAGTACCAGTTGGAACTTTAGTTGATAGAAAATACCTTGATATGATAGGTATTGATTCCGCCATTGTGTTCAAATTGAATGATACAAAATATAAAATTGATTTTGCATCTAGTGGAAAATTTGAAGAATTTAAAGAACAATTTATATAA
- a CDS encoding DNA cytosine methyltransferase: MDFKIFSTFTGAGGLDIGFHGDFDFLGKYFTKLPFTTEYALEYNKDAINSLDKNKKYFKNTKLLHKDITENIEKEVLKYKPKIYDVFLGGFPCVTFSVVGKQEGLKNDKDGQLYESFAKYVERLQPKVFIAENVKGILSANKGEAVKIIKKRFELDGYKLKIFLVNFADFGVPQLRERVLFIGIRNDIKTEFIPPEFTHKNNHITSKEAFKNLPKNCIHTQHLKVSDKVVERLKHIPQGKNFKAVENTPYAIKGLMSNIYRRLHEDEPAYTVIASGGGGTWGYHFKEHRPLTNRERARLQSFPDDYNFQGSTTEVRRQIGNAVPPVGIYHFAERIAFLLKGETPQYNPNNCIKEYDVELRKFI, from the coding sequence TTGGATTTTAAAATATTTTCTACATTTACAGGTGCTGGTGGTTTAGACATAGGATTTCACGGAGATTTTGATTTTCTAGGAAAATATTTTACTAAATTACCATTTACTACAGAATATGCTTTAGAATACAATAAAGATGCAATTAATTCATTAGATAAAAATAAAAAATATTTTAAAAATACAAAATTACTGCATAAAGATATTACTGAAAATATAGAAAAAGAAGTTTTAAAATATAAACCTAAAATATATGATGTTTTTTTAGGTGGTTTTCCTTGTGTTACATTCTCTGTTGTGGGAAAGCAAGAAGGATTAAAAAATGATAAAGATGGACAACTTTATGAAAGTTTTGCAAAGTATGTAGAACGACTTCAACCAAAAGTTTTTATTGCTGAAAATGTAAAAGGAATATTATCAGCAAATAAAGGTGAAGCAGTAAAAATAATTAAAAAAAGATTTGAATTAGATGGTTATAAGTTAAAAATTTTCTTAGTAAACTTTGCAGATTTTGGTGTTCCACAATTAAGAGAAAGAGTACTTTTTATTGGTATTAGAAATGATATAAAAACAGAATTTATTCCTCCAGAATTTACACATAAAAATAATCATATTACTTCAAAAGAAGCTTTTAAAAATTTACCTAAAAATTGTATTCATACTCAACACTTAAAAGTAAGTGATAAAGTAGTAGAAAGATTAAAACATATTCCTCAAGGAAAAAACTTTAAAGCTGTAGAAAATACTCCTTATGCAATAAAAGGTCTAATGTCAAATATTTATAGAAGATTACATGAAGATGAACCTGCATATACTGTTATTGCATCAGGTGGTGGTGGAACTTGGGGATATCACTTCAAAGAACATAGACCATTAACAAATAGAGAAAGAGCTAGATTACAAAGTTTTCCAGATGATTATAATTTTCAAGGAAGTACAACGGAAGTAAGAAGACAAATAGGAAATGCAGTTCCTCCTGTTGGAATTTATCATTTTGCAGAGAGAATTGCATTTTTATTAAAAGGCGAAACTCCTCAATACAATCCAAATAATTGCATTAAAGAGTATGATGTAGAGTTAAGAAAGTTTATTTAA
- a CDS encoding methyl-accepting chemotaxis protein translates to MFNLKSLYFRMTIVHYLGIILLPLNAILFTTSTISQIVQITITLALIVHELDERKNGKLLSKELVNFLKNMDNKNVSFNINTSMASEYSEIKDVIDKREKELLQKEKEESILIEEAKIVMNQLKNGIYSQTITSISSNNSLEEFKKSVNEMIVETREHFLNINFILEQYTNYDYREKLELKRISNSGEFQHLVEAINKLKDAITQMLVENKINGIALQNSSQNLLINVDKLNLSSNEAANSLKNTSIVLSDITQNVDKTSTQTIQMSNLSNVIIGYSKDGLNLAEKTTTAMDEINEKVSAINESITLIDQIAFQTNILSLNAAVEAATAGEAGRGFAVVAQEVRNLANRSTQAAYEIKKLVESANIKANDGKTIANEMIEGYTVLNTNIDKTIKLISSVANISKEQQVGIVQINSAINILEQQVRLNAEVSSQANNIAIKTSNIANTIVNTANQKEFEGKENI, encoded by the coding sequence ATGTTTAATTTAAAATCATTATATTTTAGGATGACCATAGTACATTATTTGGGAATAATATTACTTCCATTAAATGCTATTTTATTTACAACTTCAACTATTTCACAAATAGTTCAAATTACAATTACTTTAGCTTTAATTGTGCATGAATTAGATGAGAGAAAAAATGGAAAACTATTATCAAAAGAGTTAGTTAATTTTTTAAAAAATATGGATAATAAAAATGTTAGTTTTAATATAAATACTTCAATGGCAAGTGAATATTCTGAAATAAAAGATGTTATTGATAAAAGAGAAAAAGAGCTTTTACAAAAAGAGAAAGAAGAATCAATTTTAATTGAAGAAGCTAAAATAGTGATGAATCAGCTAAAAAATGGAATTTATTCTCAAACAATCACTTCTATTAGCTCAAATAATTCTCTAGAAGAGTTTAAAAAAAGTGTGAATGAAATGATAGTTGAAACAAGAGAACATTTTTTAAATATCAATTTTATTTTAGAACAATATACAAATTATGATTATAGAGAAAAATTAGAATTAAAAAGAATTTCAAATAGTGGAGAATTTCAACATTTAGTTGAAGCTATTAATAAATTAAAAGATGCTATTACTCAAATGTTAGTTGAAAATAAAATAAATGGTATTGCTCTTCAAAATTCATCTCAAAATTTATTAATAAATGTTGATAAATTAAATTTATCATCAAATGAAGCAGCAAATAGTTTGAAAAATACATCAATAGTATTAAGTGATATAACTCAAAATGTTGATAAAACTTCAACTCAAACTATTCAAATGTCTAACTTATCAAATGTAATTATTGGATATTCAAAAGATGGATTAAATCTTGCAGAGAAAACAACAACTGCAATGGATGAAATAAATGAGAAAGTAAGTGCAATTAATGAATCAATAACTCTTATTGATCAAATAGCTTTTCAAACAAATATTTTGAGTTTAAATGCAGCAGTTGAAGCTGCAACAGCTGGAGAAGCTGGGCGTGGTTTTGCTGTTGTTGCACAAGAAGTGCGAAATCTTGCAAATAGAAGTACTCAAGCTGCTTATGAGATAAAAAAACTTGTTGAATCAGCAAATATAAAAGCAAATGATGGAAAAACTATTGCAAATGAAATGATAGAAGGTTATACAGTTTTAAATACAAATATTGATAAAACAATTAAATTAATAAGTAGTGTAGCAAATATCTCAAAAGAGCAACAAGTTGGAATTGTTCAAATAAATAGTGCAATAAATATTTTAGAACAACAAGTAAGATTAAACGCTGAAGTTTCATCTCAAGCAAATAATATAGCAATAAAAACTTCGAATATTGCAAATACAATAGTAAATACAGCAAATCAAAAAGAGTTTGAAGGTAAAGAAAATATTTAA
- a CDS encoding cation-translocating P-type ATPase — protein sequence MNTDTIYNYDKLKFKLLKYSKYKIIYEEANNIKFLNIKKKIENYKKEPNQDKKFITAFIISDNKVIMQCDERIDRFNLKNFDQYINKKDNIKIIIYLFDTTIENNEYTSFLNICENIKLKISLKQYISIFSKTNLPLSGFLSICFTFFTIFALSEYGIPINKVTDFHILVILQIFSILFLSMIFSFFSILMFFLLVPLLLYFGVGINNLFILAALQLITFYIINWYLKKKHPNLLSKIPTFIIKPTLLITAFISLFLSTIFLIIMAQSILSSFFPYAIFYNKSGYELVISEYITRFSGYPKILIKNQKEYYVPVVDSSYYYLYDIEESKNKYLSDLKKQEMKSKLDSICKNDSTKKDFQKNYILNNHYIKPQFLTEKMSINDNDVILKPLQKNLLIKLDDINALCKE from the coding sequence ATGAATACAGATACAATATATAATTATGATAAATTAAAGTTTAAATTATTAAAGTATTCAAAATACAAAATTATTTATGAAGAAGCTAATAATATTAAATTTCTAAATATTAAGAAAAAAATTGAAAATTACAAAAAAGAGCCCAATCAAGATAAAAAATTCATAACAGCATTTATAATATCTGATAACAAGGTTATAATGCAATGCGATGAAAGAATAGATAGATTCAATTTAAAAAATTTTGACCAATACATAAATAAAAAAGACAATATAAAAATAATTATTTATTTATTTGATACAACAATTGAAAATAATGAATATACAAGTTTTTTAAATATATGTGAAAATATTAAACTAAAAATAAGTTTAAAACAATATATTTCTATTTTCTCAAAAACAAACTTACCTTTAAGTGGATTTCTTAGTATTTGTTTTACTTTTTTCACTATATTTGCCCTATCAGAATACGGAATACCTATTAATAAAGTAACAGATTTTCATATACTAGTAATATTACAAATATTCTCAATTTTATTCTTATCTATGATTTTTTCATTCTTTAGTATATTAATGTTTTTTTTATTAGTTCCTCTTTTACTATATTTTGGTGTAGGAATTAATAATTTATTTATTTTAGCAGCACTTCAACTAATAACATTTTATATAATTAATTGGTATTTGAAAAAGAAACATCCTAATTTATTAAGTAAAATACCTACATTTATAATTAAACCTACTCTATTAATAACAGCTTTTATTAGTTTATTTCTTTCTACAATATTTTTAATAATTATGGCACAAAGTATTCTTTCTAGTTTTTTCCCATATGCTATATTTTATAATAAATCTGGATATGAACTAGTAATAAGTGAGTATATAACTAGATTTTCAGGTTACCCTAAAATACTTATTAAAAATCAGAAAGAATACTACGTACCAGTAGTAGATTCAAGTTATTATTACTTATATGATATAGAAGAATCAAAAAATAAATATCTATCTGATTTAAAAAAGCAAGAAATGAAATCTAAATTAGATTCAATTTGTAAAAATGATTCTACAAAAAAAGATTTTCAAAAAAATTACATACTTAACAATCACTACATTAAACCTCAATTTCTTACTGAAAAAATGAGTATAAATGATAATGATGTTATACTTAAGCCTTTACAAAAAAATTTGCTAATTAAACTAGATGATATAAACGCATTATGTAAAGAATAA